The stretch of DNA GACTTTGGACCTGGAAGGCCAGTGTCAGGAGGTGACGTCTGGGAGTTAGAGTGTGGCAGACAGAGGGGGACGGTAAGTGCAAAGAAGCTGAGCTGGAGGCTAGAGCCTGGGGAAGTGGTGGGACAGTGGAAGGGGAGGCGGGTAGGGGCCTTTCCCGGAAGCCCTGGGGTTTAAGCCAGGCTGTGATGTGATCTGATTCCcatttttgaaaagatcactttgggtagAGAAAAGGCTTGGGTGGAACAAGAGTGGACATGGGGATACCAGTTCGGAGACTGTTGCACAAAGAGGCAAAAGGTGGTGCGGTTGGGCCTGGGGACGGCAAAGGGGGGAGATGACTTGGAGGACAGTTCCTGGTGTTTGACCCGAGCGAGGCGTGTTAGCTCGCGCTGAGCTGAGGGAGGTGTgagggctgtggtggaggcgAGCTTTTGAGGGGAAGTTGAGTCCGTTTGGCCAAGTTCAGTGGGAGCTGCTCTGTTGGACCCGTGTGTAGGACTGGCAGGGGGCGAGTAGACTTTGGAATCTGGAGTTAAATGGCATCACCCAGGGAGAGAGGGCCAGCCCCAGGGCACCAAGCGTGGGGCACCTGCACCCTGTAGAGAGGAAGCCACAGGGAGCTGGAAAATGGGACAGGGAAGATCAGGCTGATGGAATAAGTCACAGCTGAGCGGCACCAGTGGCCGTGCAGGAGCCATCAGACGGGCAGTCCTGGGGTCTGGAGCAGCTGGAGGCAGCTTCCCAGGGTGAGGCTGGAGTGGCAGAGGGAAGGAGCAGGCATTGGGGCCGGGCGGCGGGGATAGTAAGCTCAGGGCACGCCCGAAGCCCAGGGGCTCCTTGGGGGAGTGGAGCAGGCTCCAAACTGAGCCATTGGCCGTGGTCCCACAGGGCAGTGCTCCCACTCCAGGCTGTGAGGGGCCCGGGCTTGCCCGTGTGCCTGCAAGCGTGGGTGCCTGAAGCTGGAGGAAATTCCCTTGCATAATGTCCAAATGCAAGAATCTTGCATTCAACTAATTTATCTGGGCTTGTTTCACTGTGAGGAAGGGTTCTGAGTGAATATAATCCAGTAACTTGCTTCCTACTCACCTGGACTGAGCACCCTCCTGGGGTTTAGAGGCATCATTCTGGGAAGCTCTGTCCTGGGCAGTGCGCTCTTGTTGACAGAGGCTCTTGTTGGCGGAGGCTTTTAGGGGCTCAGGTGCTGTACTGTGTAGACGGCACTGGGAGGCAAGACAGGCTCCAGCAGCAGTCTAGGGGCCCGGTTTAGGGTGGGGCAGTGACAGGGCATTGAGAAAAGGATTCGAGGGCTCTAGCACTGGTGACTGGGGGCTTGATTAGGACTTTTGATTGCAGCGGGGGAAGCTGAGTCTGGGGAGGCGGGAGCAGGAGGTGAGGCCCCAGCCGCGGTGCAGTCCCCggcctccttcctctctgaccttctctctctctccaggtccTTCTTAGACCccgagtcctctctctttttgctgATGCTCTCTACGGTTCCCTTCACATCCACCCCAACCATAGCTACAACAGTTCATTACTGGCGCCCCCACATCCTCGAGCTGAGCAGTAATTTGGGTTCATCTCAGGAAAACCCATGGGAGCTGGAAAGGCGAGGGTCAGCTTTGAGGTTGATGCTTCTAGAAGCAGGCTTGTTCCCCATGCTGCTGGGGAACAGAGCCAGGTCAGTCACGCTCAGGCTGCCCCTGAGCGGCCGCTGCCGTGTCTCTCCCAGTCTTGCTGGAACGAGTACCTGACGACTCGAATTGAGCAGAACCTTGTGCTGCACTGCACCTGCCCCATCGCCGactgccctgcccagcccacgGGAGCCTTCATCCGTTCCATCGTCTCCTCGCCCGAAGTCATCTCCAAGGTAGCCCCTCCTTGGGGGGCTCGAGCACACAGACGCCAGGAGCAGCTGATGCCAGGGTGCGGGGGGGCCTGGAGGTGTGAGACCCCGAGAGCGAGGCCCTCACCGGGTGGCTCCTGTGTCTCCCCAGTACGAGAAAGCCCTCCTGCGTGGCTACGTGGAGAGCTGCTCCAACCTGACGTGGTGCACCAACCCCCAGGGCTGCGACCGCATCCTGTGCCGCCAGGGCCTGGGCTGTGGAACCACTTGCTCCAAGTGTGGCTGGGCCTCCTGCTTCAACTGCAGCTTCCCTGAGGTGGTGCCCACTCCTCCCCGCCACACCCGCttggccccatccccacccccaacccccacgcAGGGGCTCGGCTGCATCCTcactgcccctcccaccccaggcccactACCCTGCCAGCTGTGGCCACATGTCTCAGTGGGTGGATGACGGCGGCTACTACGATGGCATGAGTGTAGAGGCCCAGAGCAAGCATCTGGCCAAGCTCATCTCCAAGCGCTGTCCCAGCTGCCAGGCTCCCATTGAGAAGAACGAGGGGTGTCTGCAGTAAGAAGGGGGTACTGTGGGCACCggagaggtgggaggtgggtgtggtggggggaggcttACCAGAGAGCTCAGCAATCGAGGGCCATCATGCAGTCACCCTCTGGAACCATTCCTGGATCTGAGTGTCCTTCCCCCCCTTTTCAGTCTTCGCTCTGGGCGGCACTGCCGAAgccagggctgggcaggagggaCCAGTAAGGTTGAGACTGTGaggacaggggaggggctggggtgtcTGAGTGGGAATGCCAGGCCCTTGGCATTCCTGGCGTGGCCCTGGCCAGAGGCAGGAACCCCTGACCAGCTAGCTTCCTCCATAGCATGACTTGTGCCAAATGCAACCATGGATTCTGCTGGCGCTGCCTCAAGTCCTGGAAGCCAAATCACAAAGACTATTACAACTGCTCCGCCATGGTAAGGGGCCGGGGGCGGACAAGGCCCGGGGCAGTCATGAGGGGATGCTGCTGCCCGGCCCTGGGCCAAGAGAGCAGTGTGGGGAGCAGCCGAGCAGCTGTTGGGACGAGGACTCAGTGGGGACAAGATAGAAGCCACCTGGGCCTACAGGTGCTGGGACCTTCAGCCCTGGGTCAGCCGTCTCACTCCCAGGGAGCTCAGGGAGGCCGGGAGGAGAGGGTGTTGTGTTGGGCACTCGCAGAAGGCACCAGAGTGGAGCCAGGACTGAGCTGGAGCCTGGCTCACTGAGCAGTCAGTGTGTCCTGACCTCGGCGCCCGCATCTGTAAAAGGGGATGATGATCTCCGAGTTCTGAGACTCAGATGAAGAACTGTGGGTAAGGGGTCAGAAGGCCTCCGTGCATGGTGGCTGGCCTgcttcccagccccaccctgtcCTGCCCAGCACCCACCAGGCCCCTCACCATGTCTTCACCAGGTAAGCAAAGCAGCTCGCCAGGAGAAGCGGTTCCAGGACTATAATGAGAGGTGTACTTTCCATCACCAGGCCCGGGTGAGCGGGGAGGGGCCGGAGGCCTGGGCTGGATGGTGGGCAGGGGCCCGAGTGGGACGTGTGCTGACTGGGGGATCCTGCCTCCCCCACAGGAGTTTGCTGTGAACTTGCGGAACCGCGTGTCTGCCATCCACGAGGTGCCCCCACCCAAATGCTTCACCTTCCTCAGCGACGCCTGCCGGGGTCTGGAGCAGGCTCGAAAGGTGGCGGGTGGGGGTGCTCCCAGGCCTGGgcggagggaaggagggggcggCGGGCGGGTGGCAGCCTCAGCCTAACGGGGCCGGGCTCcccaggtgctggcctatgcctgcGTGTACAGCTTCTACAACCAGGACACGGAGCACGTGGACGTGGTGGAGCAGCAGACGGAGACCCTGGAGCTGCACACCAACGCCCTGCAGATCCTCCTTGGTGAGGCCCTCTCCCCCAGCACCCCTGGACCTGAACATGAAGGTGGGTGACCCAGCCCCCAGCTGCCCACCTCCACTCTGGCCCCTCATGCTTCCTGTTCTTTGTAGCCATCCTGCTCTCGGCCTTTTAAGGTTCAGATTATAAGTATAAAGTACACAGCTCCTCGCCTGACCTTTGTTTGAGTACAGCCTGTCCCCACCACTAGACTGGGAGCCCTGGTCGATCAGGGAGGGCCAGGGCCGCAGGAGGCATCCAGGATGAGTCTGTTGGGAAGGGAGGGAGCCCTGGTGCTCTGCCCCCTCTGCAGAGGAGACGCTGCTGCGCTGCAGGGACCTGGCCTCATCGCTGCGCCTGCTGCGGGCTGAGCACCTCAACACGGGCCTGGAGCTGCTGCGGCGGATCCAGGAGAGGATGCTCGCCATCCTGCAGCACTCCACCCAGGTAGCCGCCTCTCCCCCGCCCCTGCAGCCTCCTGCCCTGGGGGTCCCGAAGGAAGGAGGGCAAGTGGGTGTTAGGAGACTGGGCGTGCGCGGCTCCCAAGCCAGCCTGCCCTTTAACCACCAGGCTGGCATTCCCTACAGGGTGAAGGAATCAGCCCAGATTGAGGGTGTTAGGTCAGGTGGTTGCTCCCCAGAATCATCTGGGGAATTTTTCCAGGAGATACTTCCCAGATGTGGATTCAGAATCCTAGGAGTCGGGGCTGGGGGATTGGGATCCAGCAGAGTAAGGGATCTCTGAGGTTCTCTCAGCTCTAAGACACTGCTGTTAAGTCTAAATTAGGAgttctgccctcagggagcttacaCACTGGTAAGTAACTCACGCAGGAAAGGCACGAACATACACGTAAGCCCGGGGGTGGTGCTTCACCAGCATCTCCTGGGTCCCTGGAGCCCACCTCGAGTCAGTCCACAGGGGCAGTGCTTGGTGGGGAGCTGTGCTGAGCGGGGGAGGCGGCGGGAGCAGCCTGGCTGGGGCTCAGCGCCTCGCAGGCCCTCAGGGAACGCTGGCTGAAGGAATGCTGGGCACAGAGGCacagcaccccctcccctcctgctgccACATCCCCGTGTCCTTGCCAGGACTTCAGGGTTGGCCTCCAGAGTCCATCGCTAGAGGCCCGGGAGGTGAAAGGATCCAACGTTCCCGGCAGTCAGTGAGTGCGGGGGCCGGGGGGCCAGACATGGAGGGGGGACGCCGAGTGGCCTGCGGGGCTGAGCCTGGCCCTCTCCTAGGCCACAGGGCTCCTCGGGGCTGGAGggggatgaggaagaggaagacgaCGAGGAGGATGACGTGCCCGAGTGGCAGCAGGATGAGTTTGAGGAGGAGCTGGACAATGACAGCTTCTCCTATGATGAGGAGTCTGAAAACCTGGACCGAGAGACTTTCTTCTTCGGCGACGAGGAAGAAGATGATGAGGCCTATGActgaggggcagggggcaggaaggaTGCAGGGGGAGTCTCTGCTAGGTGGGGAGGCCAGGGTGTTCCCGGGGACCAGAGCCCCGGCGCCCTTTCCCCATCTCCGGGGGGCCTTCTGTTTACTCAATAAACTTTTTTCATATATTCTCTGGAAGCAGGCTGGCCGGTGTCCACGAAGGGCCGATTCaaccccccctccctccccctcccccggcacACTCCTGCTCCTTTACGGTTCTCTTCAGATGTCTAGACTTTGCCACCCTCAGAGAAAGCCCACAGCAGACCCCGGGACTGATCCCGATAACGAGGAGCGTCCACGTGGAACAGGGCCAGGGGCCCCATGTCAGAGACTCAGAGACGGGCAGGAAGGGCTGCCCCCTTGACTCACTTCCTCCAAAGGCTTGAATGTTCCAGGCGGGAGCTTGAGGGCATTAGGAAGTATTACTGAGGACACCCCCTGCCCGCAATACAAACAACCGTAAACATACCTTTGAACTTGGTCCTGGGACTAAGAGGCAAGAATCACACTGGAGCAGAGTGTGGGGTCAGAGGAATTTAATAACCTGGACTTCAGTCAAGTGGGTGGATTTGGGGAGGAGGCCACCTGCCTGGGAGGATCAGCCTCAAAGTACCGATCCAGCACGGCCTCCACCTCTGCCTCATCGTAGTCCCACACCTGGAACCTCGAGCCCTCGGCAGCTCCCCGGATCATCGCTGAGAGCACTGGGAAGGGCCGAGGGAGATGAAGGTGGCTCCCCCACCCAgcttccccgcccccgccccggggtGAACAAGTACTCAGAGTGCACCAAGGAAGCAGAGGCCAGGTCCTCAGAGACCTGGGGGAGCAAGGGGTGTCCATCCAGGGCAGAGAGGGCTCACCTCGGCCAGACTGCGGGCGGAACAGGCACAGGACTGGTTTGTTGAGGGCTATAGCCCGGCCCAGCTCGTAGCCGACACCCAGAGAGGGCTGGGTCACTTCTGCCACAACCACTGGGAAGAAAGAGGGGACCAAGGCTCACCCTCGGGCCGGGAAGGGAGCCATGGCAGAGTCTGGCTGTGGTGAGGAGGGAGCTCTGGGGAGTCTCTGCCAGGTGGGGAGGCCAGGGTGTTCCCGGGGACCTGACACCCCAGGGGAGTTAGGAGGGCCACTCACCATCTGCCTGCTGCAGCCAGGCCAGGTCCCGCTCATGGATGGCTCTGTCATCCGCAGCAGCCTCCTCTCCTGTGGTTGAGGCAGAGCTGGTCAGGGGCCTGCCCCGCCCTGCTCCTCAAGCACTCCCCTCGGCCCTTGGCAACCCAGGATCCCCCTGCTCAGGGAAGGCGGGAAGACGTGACAGATGACAGCCAGGGGCCCACCCAACACGAGGGCTCTGTGAAAACAGGGAGGGTGTGGAACAGCCCACAAGAAAAACGCAGTCCTGTGCAAGGTGGGACGTGTGGTCAGGGCCAGAGGAGTGGTCCAGGCAAGGGGAAGCAGGAACTCACTGCGGGTCAGGCATcagagg from Sus scrofa isolate TJ Tabasco breed Duroc chromosome 7, Sscrofa11.1, whole genome shotgun sequence encodes:
- the DNPH1 gene encoding 2'-deoxynucleoside 5'-phosphate N-hydrolase 1 isoform X1, whose amino-acid sequence is MLTPGAPRPVAYLALANQAITQELILHPGASPAPLTWPLKMFSLTPGWGFSCFEVLLSAVHDGSTSLHHHEVAVNWLFCVRGQFTRIQGWFLTGEEAAADDRAIHERDLAWLQQADVVVAEVTQPSLGVGYELGRAIALNKPVLCLFRPQSGRVLSAMIRGAAEGSRFQVWDYDEAEVEAVLDRYFEADPPRQVASSPNPPT
- the DNPH1 gene encoding 2'-deoxynucleoside 5'-phosphate N-hydrolase 1 isoform X3 produces the protein MTGEERRWKLWSGEEAAADDRAIHERDLAWLQQADVVVAEVTQPSLGVGYELGRAIALNKPVLCLFRPQSGRVLSAMIRGAAEGSRFQVWDYDEAEVEAVLDRYFEADPPRQVASSPNPPT
- the DNPH1 gene encoding 2'-deoxynucleoside 5'-phosphate N-hydrolase 1 isoform X2, which translates into the protein MAAEATPVVGALKGGDLPGPGQKPQPARRALYFCGSIRGGREDQALYGRIVSRLRRFGAVLTEHVAAAELSARGEEAAADDRAIHERDLAWLQQADVVVAEVTQPSLGVGYELGRAIALNKPVLCLFRPQSGRVLSAMIRGAAEGSRFQVWDYDEAEVEAVLDRYFEADPPRQVASSPNPPT